A section of the Tachysurus fulvidraco isolate hzauxx_2018 chromosome 7, HZAU_PFXX_2.0, whole genome shotgun sequence genome encodes:
- the cited4a gene encoding cbp/p300-interacting transactivator 4a, with amino-acid sequence MADHMMMPMSHGFRMGMNNHPQHMGQPGMRTLPNGQLMHYNRGPQGSLEAAMRQRASMGPMMNGQMGNGHHSQMQTGNMMYAGANQQPGPQHPQAQHHMHPQSQPPQQQQQHQQQYMGGGGLTSQQLMASMHLQKLNTQYHGIPLGPGNGHHMGPGGPYRMAPNQLAGMQMGMGGPTLGLNVMDTDLIDEEVLTSLVLELGLDRVQELPELSLGQNEFDFFSDFVCKQKPNTVSC; translated from the coding sequence ATGGCTGATCACATGATGATGCCCATGAGTCATGGGTTCCGCATGGGCATGAACAATCACCCTCAGCATATGGGCCAGCCAGGAATGCGTACCCTTCCGAACGGCCAGCTGATGCACTACAACAGAGGGCCACAAGGTTCTTTGGAGGCGGCGATGAGGCAGCGGGCCAGCATGGGGCCAATGATGAACGGGCAGATGGGAAACGGGCATCATAGTCAGATGCAAACAGGTAATATGATGTACGCAGGAGCAAACCAGCAGCCGGGACCACAGCACCCTCAAGCTCAACATCACATGCATCCGCAGAGTCAACCACctcaacagcagcagcagcatcagcagcagTATATGGGCGGAGGAGGTCTAACATCTCAGCAGCTCATGGCCAGCATGCACCTGCAGAAACTCAACACCCAGTACCACGGGATTCCTCTCGGGCCTGGGAATGGACACCACATGGGACCCGGTGGTCCATACAGGATGGCTCCAAACCAACTGGCAGGCATGCAGATGGGGATGGGTGGCCCAACGTTGGGCCTCAACGTCATGGATACAGACTTGATTGATGAGGAAGTCCTCACATCTCTTGTGCTGGAACTGGGCTTGGACAGGGTGCAAGAGCTGCCTGAACTTTCACTGGGTCAGAATGAGTTTGACTTCTTCTCAGACTTTGTTTGCAAGCAGAAGCCTAACACTGTCAGCTGCTGA